The Paraburkholderia sp. PREW-6R genomic interval TTGCTTCCGATAACCCATCGAATCGTTGATCCGGCCGAGAATGTAGTCGCCCGCCGCAACCGGCTGATACTTCAGATCAGCCTCGCTCGCCCCGAGCTCGCGCGGATCGACCTGCGCGCCGTAAGTCGGATCATAGAACGTGGCGATCGAATAGCGCTCACGCCCGGATGCATTGATGACGCGATGCAGCGTGGAGCGAAAGCGGTCATTGGTCCATCGCGCGAGCAGATCGCCCACGTTCACGACGAAGCTGCCTTCGACGGGCGGCGCATCCACCCAGGTGTCGTTGGCGATCTCGCGCACCTGCAGACCGCCGATCTGATCCTGCCACAGCAGCGTGATGCAGCCATAATCCGTGTGCGGCGCGACGCCGAACTGATCGGCATCCGACTGGGGCGGCTGCGGCGGATAGTAGACCATCTGCGTGCGCTGCATCCGTTTGGTGTAGCGCGGCGCGAAGAACTGCTCGTCCACCCCGAGGCTCACCGCGACCGCGCGCAACAGATCGGCGCCGCACGCCGCCACCGCCTCATAGTACCCGTACAATGCGGGCCGCAATGCCGGCATGAAGTCCGGCCAGTTGTTCGGACCCCGCAGCGCCTGCCCTGCCAGCACGTCCGGATCGTCTTCGGGCAACTCCAGGCCAATGCTGAAGAACTCCTTGTAATCGGGGCGTTTGGCCTGATACATGGTGGCGTCGCCGAGTGCATTGAATCCGCGATGCCGCTGATTGACCGCCGCGCGCCGCTTGGTTTCCACCGGAAACGCGAAGAAGGTGCGCGCAGCCTGTGCGGCGGCGTCGATCGCGGCCTGCGGGACACCATGATTGATGATGTAGAAGAAGCCGATTGTCGTGCACGCTTCGCGGATTTCCTGCGCGACGCGCTGCAAAGCCTGCGGGTCGCCGGCGCGTACGCCGGCGAGATCGATGATCGGAATGCGAGTCACGGGCATGCGTTGCTCCCAGAAAGGCCTGCTACTTCAAACGATTCAACCGACGCAGCACACGCTCGTGAGCTTGACCGACAAGCTTGACCGGAAAGCGCCGGGATCGTGCGTCCTCAGTTGTATATACCGCCAAAAGCGCCGCCGCAAGATGCACAAACGCGCCTGCCGTAAGGGCTTTTCTCTACGCGCGCGTTTATTTATTTCGCGCGAAAAACGCGGTATATACTGCGTCGCATGACTCGCGCCGGGCCGCTACGCAGGCCGCTTGCGCGCGGCACCGCTTTGCCAACCGGAGAATCCCATGAGCATCCTTGCAGGCTGGAAGTGTCGTCTGGTCATGCTGGCGTTGTGCGCGGCAAGCGTCACCGCGCACGCGGAAGATCAACTCGCCAAGGTGAAAAAAGCCGGCGAGCTGGTCGTCGGTACCGAAATGCAGTTCGCGCCTTTCGACTTCCTTGAAAACGGCCAGCAAGCAGGCTTCAACAAGGATCTGTTCGCCGAGATCGGCAAGGAAATGGGTGTGAAAGTGCGCTTCATCGACCTGCCCTGGCCGAGCGTGCTACCGGGTCTCGAAGCCGGCAAATTCGACATGGTGGGCGGACCGCTGACCGTCACCAAGGCGCGCATGGAGCGCTATACGTACACGCTGCCGATTGCCGACGCCACCGATGCATTGCTCAAACGTGCAAATGATTCGTCGGTCAAACAATCGTCGGATATCGCCGGCAAAACGGTGGGCGCGGGCAAAGGCTCGGCGCAGCTCGACCAGTTGAAGACCTACGTCGCAACGCTGCCCAAGCCGCCGGAGATCCGCGAATACGTCGACAACAATCAGGCCTACGCCGACCTCGCCGCCGGTCGCATCGCAGCAGTGGCGAATTCGATGACCAATATCGCGTACGTCGCCAAGCAGCGCCCGGAAACCTTTGCGGTCGTGCAGCCGCCGTTCGGCGCGAAAGTGTATTTCGCTTACTGTCTGCGTAAGGACGCCGACAGCAAGCCGCTCGCCGACGCATTCGACGCCGCGCTCGTGAAGATGCACAACGACGGGCGTCTGGCCGCGCTGCAAAAGAAATGGTTCGGCGTCGTCATGGACGCACCGAGCACGATGCCCACTCCGAACTATTGATGAGCGACGCACTCACGCAGTTGTCCTGATGAATGCGATGCGGCGCCGTGTGATGTCACGCGCTGCATCGCCCTCCCCGTTCCACCGGGTGTGACGTTTATGTTCAGCACGACAGTCTTCGTTCAGGGTTTACCGCTTCTGCTGCACGCGGCGCTCGCCACCATCGGCATTTCGCTGGCAGGTCTCGTGATCGGCTTCTTCGTCGCGATCGGTGTGTGTTCGGCGCGGCTGTCGGCAAACCGCGCGGCGCGCATGGCCGGCGGCGCCTACGTATTCTTCTTCCGCGGCGTGCCGATGCTCGTGCAACTGCTGCTGGTGTATTACCTGCTGCCGTTCGCCGGCATCAACGTATCGCCGGTGGTGGCCGCCATCAGCGCCGTGTCGCTGTGTTCCGCCTCATACATCGCCGAGATTCTGCGCGGCGGCTTTCTCAGCATTCCTCCGGGCCACATCGAAGCCGCGCGCATGCTCGGCCTCTCGCCATTCGACATGCTGCGGCGCATTCTCGTGCCGCAAGCGTTTCGTCTGACGCTGCCCTCGCTCGTGAACGAGATGGTGCTGCTCATCAAGGCTTCGTCGCTGATCTCGGTAGTGGGCGTTGCGGAGCTGACGCGTACCGCGCAGAACATTGCCGCGAGCACATACCGTCCGCTCGAAGCCTATCTCGCGGCGGGACTGATCTATTTCGTGATCTGCGGCACGCTGGCGCTCGTCGCGCATGCTGCGGAGTACCGGCTACAGCACGCCTGATCCGTCAAAGGCAACGCACGATACTGCGCCATGCAAAAGCTCGATCCCACCGTCATCACGCACAACATCCAGCCGATCGCCGCGGGTCTCGCGACCACGCTCGGCACGTGGGCCGCGGGCGTCGCGATCGGCCTTCTGATCGGCTTTCTGATCGCCGTGCTGCAACTCTTTTGCGGACGCTGGGTGCGCGGCGCGCTGCGCGTGTATATCGAACTGTTTCGCGGCACGCCTTTTCTGGTGCAGCTGTTTCTGCTTTACTACGGCGGCCCTTCGTTCGGCATCACGCTCGAACCCATGACAGCCGGCGTGCTGGGCCTCGGGTTCTATGGCAGCGCGTATTTCGCCGAAGCGTTCCGCTCGGGTTTCCAGTCGGTGCCCGCGGGCCATCTCGAAGCCGCGTCATGTCTCGGTCTCACGCGCTGGCAGGCGGTGCTGCGCATTCAGGTGCCGCAAATGCTGGTGCTGATCGTGCCTGCGCTCACCAACCTCATCATCGTGTTGAGCAAGGAAACGGCGGTGCTCTCGATTGTCACGGTGCCTGAGTTGACGTTCGTGCTGACCGGCATCGGCTCGGCTACGTTTGCTTTCGTCGAAACACTGCTCATGCTTTGCGTGTGCTATCTCGCGCTGGTCGAGCTGACTTCGCGCGCCGGCATGTGGGCCGAAACGCGCATCGCCCGTTTCATGGCATGACCGCCACCCGGACCTTTCTATGAACGCCATCGCCGACATGCCCTCTTCCGCGTCCACCGCCGCCACCGGAACGCCGCCCGGGCCGCCGCTCATCGAAGTGCGTGATCTGCGCAAGCGCTTCGGCGACGTGGAAGTCCTGCGCGGTGTCGATCTGGACATCGCACGCTCCGAGGTGGTGTGCATCATCGGGCCATCAGGCTCGGGCAAGAGCACGCTGCTGCGCTGCCTCGCCGCGCTCGAAACTTACGATCAGGGCGACGTGCGCATCGAAGGCGAACTCCTCGGTTATAGCGAACGCAACGGCAAGCGCGTGCGCGCGTCGCAGGGCGAGATCAACCGCGTGCGGCGCAACGTCGGCATGGTGTTCCAGCAGTTCAATCTGTGGCCGCATATGACAGCGCTTGGCAACGTCATGGAAGCGCTGCTGCGCGTTCGCCACCTGTCGCGCGACGAAGCGCGCCGCCGCGCGAATGCGATGCTCGACACGGTCGGACTCGCGCACAAGGGCGACGCGTACCCCGCGAAACTGTCGGGCGGCCAGCAGCAGCGCGTAGCCATCGCGCGGGCGCTTGCGATGGAGCCGCACATCATGCTGTTCGACGAGCCCACGTCGGCGCTCGATCCCGAACTGGTCGGCGAAGTGCTGCAGGTGATGAAACAGCTCGCTCGCGACGGCATGACGATGGCCGTCGTCACCCATGAGATGGGCTTTGCCGCGCAGGTGGCGGACAAGGTGATGTTCATCGATCAGGGCCGCATCGCCGTGCAAGGCAAACCGCACGATGTGTTTCACGACGCGGGCCAGCCTCGCTTGCGCCAGTTCCTGCAGAACTATTTCGACCGCAACGCGTTCTGGGCGCGCGGCCCCGACGATACGGAGACGCGATGAACCCGCCGCGCCCCCTCCCCGCCGCCCACGGACTGTAACCGCAAGGGCTGCCGATGTCCGCCACGGTCCGCAGCAAATCGCACGACCATGCGTCGCCCGGCGCGGCGCAGAAGCCCGCGCGCACGGCTGCTGGTGCGCCCATTGCGCCGACTGCCGGCGAAGTCGCACCGGCTGCGCGTTATGAGCAGGTCAAGCAGCACATCCGCGAGATCATCGGATCGGGCGCGCGCCAGGCGGGTGACCGTCTGCCTTCGGAGCTCGATCTCGTCGCGACGCTCGGCGTGTCGCGCATGACAGTCAATCGCGCGCTGCGCGAACTCGCCGACGAAGGACTCGTCACGCGCGTGTCCGGTGTTGGTACCTTCGTTGCCCAGACCAAACCGCAATCCACGTTGCTGATGATCGCGCACATCGGCGATGAAATCCGCTCGCGCGGTCACGAATACAGTTGCGACACCGTGCTGTCTCAACGCGAAACCGCGTCGGTCATCGTCTCCAACGCGTTGGGGCTTGCGCCCGGCGCTTCGGTATTTCATGTGATCTGCGTGCACCGTGAGAATGGCGTGCCGGTGCAACTGGAGGACCGCTACGTGAATCCGTCGATCGCGCCGGACTTTCTGCAGCAGGATTTTTCTGCATTGAGGCCGTCGGAATATCTGTTCGAGATCGTACCCGCACATGACGTCGAACACGTGGTCGATGCGGGTCTGCCAACCCGCGCCGAAGCTGAATTGCTGGACATACGCGCCGAAGAACCGTGTTTGACACTGGTGCGCCGCACGTGGACGAGCGGCGTTGCGGTAACGTTCGCGCGTTTCGTGCATCCCGGCTCGCGCTACCGGCTCGGTTGCCGCTTTTCACCGGACACGTCGCAACGGCAGGGCTGACCGCGACGCGAAAAGCTCTACACGTTCCCGGCCAGATGAAAGCGCGTTGCCGGATGCCACAATTGCACCGAGGTCGCGACATCGTCGCCCACCCAGGTGCGACGCCATAACTGCAGGCACGGCTCACCGATATCCATCAGCAGATGCCGCCGCACGTAAGCGTCGGGCTTTTGCGCGTAGATGCGAAATTCCGCGCGCTGGATCGGCGCGAGCCGCACCATGTAGTGATTCGGCGTCTCGACCGTGAAGTCCTGATCGAGATAGTCCGGAAACACTTTCGGATTCACGTAGCGGTCTTCGTACTGGATCGGCTCGCCCTCTTCGCTGTGCACGATGCACGAATGAAAAGCGGGTCCACTCGCGAGGCCAAGTGCTTCGAGCGCGTGCGGGTCGTCGCTCGGTTCGAGCGAAAGCACGCGCGCCGAATGCCGATGACCGCGCGCGGCGATTTCGTCGGCGATATTGCGGATTTCCAGCACCGTCGACTCATAGCGCTGCGGCGCGACGAACGTGCCCGAGCCTTGCACCCTGGTGAGCACACGCTCGGTCGTGAGTTCACGCAGCGCGCGCGACACGGTCATGCGCGCGACGCCGAATTCCTTCACCAGTTCCGTTTCGGATGGAATGAGCCCGCCTGGCTTCCAGTCGCCGGCGCTGATGCGCTGGATCACATAGCGCTTGATCTGTTCATACGCGGGCATCGCTTTGACAGGTGTTTCCTGCTGCCGCGCGAGGCGGTGCTGCGTGTCGGCGTTTTGCGCTGCAGCGCGCGTTTTTGTCATAGCGTTCACGTCGACCTCGTGGGTGGTGCGCGGAAAGGCAAGATGGCTACCGGTGGTGCGCCGGCATGCCCGGGTGGCCGGTGCGCTGACGGATAGACCGCTCACGGCCGTGTCGTCCATCATGCCTGGTGAGCCGCGGCCAGACCGTCGTTCGCGGCGTCGTTGGCGTCGTTGGCGGCGTCGTTGGCGGCGTTGCCCGACGGGCCGGCTGCGGCAACGCTCGCGAGACTCGCGATCGTGGTCAGCCCGATGCCGGCCTCGCGCACCGGCGCGCGGGGCCCGATATTGCCGGGGTTCGGCAGCGGCGGCGGGCTCTGGTCAGCGATCATGCGAAAGGCGACGCTCATGTCATCGGCGAGCGGCCGGTCGTCGCGGAACGTGGGCACGAGTTGCCGCACGCGATGCCAGAGCGCATCCGTGTGCGGCGCGCGCGGCGCGTCGACGTTTTGCAGATCATAGGCCTGCGCCGCGGCCAGCAGTTCGATCGCGACGATTCGCCCGGCGTTGTCGATGATCTCCAGCGCCTTCAGCGCGGCCGGCGTCGCGTGGCACAGGTGATCTTCCTGCAACCCCGACGTAATGCCGCCGTCCAGACTTGCAGGCAGCGCGAGCCGCCGGTTCTGCGCGACGAGCGAAGCCGCCGTGTATTGCGCGATCATGAAGCCGGAACAGGTGCCGCCCGGTTCGGCAAGAAACGCGGGCAAACCGCTGACGAGCGGATTGACGAGGCGGTCGAGCCGACGCTCCGCCATTGCCGCGACCTGCGCGATCGCGGTGGCGAGGCTGTCCATTGCGAGCGCGATCGAAGCCCCCACGGCGTGCGCCTGCGAATACACGCGCGGCTCTTCCGGCGTGCCGGCGACACTCGGGTTATCGGTGATCGACGCAAGTTCGCGGTCGACCACGTCGGCGGTCGCAGCAAGCACGTCGCGGGCGGCGCCATGCACATGCGGAATGGTCCGCATGCTCAGCGGGTCCTGCGTGCGATGCCCGACCACGGCGGCAAGAATGCCGCTGTCGGCAAGCGCAATGCGCATACGTCGGCCGACATGGTTCAATCCGGGTGAGATACGTAGCGCGAGCGAATCTTCGTCGAATGCGGCGAGCTGGCCGCGCAGATTCTCGAAACTCATTGCTGCGACGATATCGGTCCAGTCGAGCAGGCGCTCCGCACGCGCGAGCGCCAGCGCGGCGAGTCCCGTCACGCACGGCGTGCCGTTGATCAGGCTCAAACCTTCTTTCGCTTCCAGCACGAGCGGTTTCAGCCCGAGCCGCTGCAACGCGTCGCGTCCTTTCAGACGCTCGCCACGGTAACGCGCATACCCTTCGCCAATGCACACCAGCGCAATATGCGCCATATGACTCAGATAACCGACCGAACCGAACGCCGGCACTTCAGGCAGGCAATCGGCATTGAGCAGCGCAACCAGTTGATCGACCACTTCGACACGCACGCCGGAATGTCCATGCGCGAAGTTGTTGACGGCCGCCGTCATGATTGCGCGCGTCTCCGCGACATCGAGCGGCGCGCCCACGCCCACCGCGTGACTCATCAGGATATTGCGCGACAGCGTGCGTTGCTCGGCGGGCGACACGATCACGTCGCACAGCGCGCCAACGCCCGTGTTGACACCGTAGGCGCGAATGCCGCGCTCCACGATCTGTTCGACGAGCACGCGCGCCGCCGCGATGCGCGCGCGTGCGCCGGAGGAAAGTTCGAGCGGCTCACCGGCGGCGACGGCGGCCACCTGAACCCAGTCGAGAGAACGATCGGAACGGATCACGGCCATGATGGTGCTTTGCCCGGAAAGAGTGTGCGAGGGTGGCTGCGCGTGCGGCTCAGTTGGCGGTGCGGTCCTGGTGGCTCGACACGAACTGGCGGAAGCGGTCCGACGTGCTGTCGACGAATACTTCGTCTGGCGTGCCGTCCGCTTCCACCTGGCCCTGATGCAGGAACATCACGCGATTCGACACGTGCCGCGCGAAACCCATTTCGTGCGTAACGACCAGCATGGTGCGGCCCTCCTCGGCGAGCGAGCGCATGACGCGCAGTACTTCGCCGACCAGTTCGGGATCGAGCGCGGACGTGGGCTCGTCGAACAGCATCACTTCCGGATGCATGGCCAGCGCGCGCGCAATCGCCACGCGCTGCTGCTGACCGCCTGAAAGATGCGCCGGATAATGCCCGCGCTTTTCCGCGAGCCCCACCTTTGCGAGCAACGCCTCGGCTTCTTCCACCGATTCGGCGCGGCTGCGCTTCTGTACCCGCATCGGTCCTTCGATCAGGTTTTCGAGCACCGTCATGTGCGACCACAGATTGAAGTTCTGAAACACCATGCCGAGTTGCGAACGTATGCGGTCTACCTGACGCCGGTCGCTGGGTTGCAGCTTGCCGTCGCCGCGGCGCTTCATCTTCAGTTCTTCGCCGGCGAGCGCGACCGAGCCGTCGTCCGGTGTTTCGAGCAGATTCAGGCAGCGCAAAAACGTGCTCTTGCCGGAGCCGCTCGCACCGAGAATCGAGATCACGTCGCCCTGATGAGCGTCGAGCGAAATGCCCTTGAGTACGTGATGGTCGCCAAACGACTTGTGGATGTTCTTGACCGACAGTGCGACCGGTGCGTTTGCGTTCATGAGGTTCTCCATGTTCTGCGGGTTCGGCTGGTCAGCGGACGTGTCACGGTGCGGCGCGCGGAGCTTCCGCGTGGGCTTTCGTAACAGTGGACGCCGCGCGTTGCGATGCGGTTGAGGTGGGCGCTGAGGTCGGCCCTGAAGTGGGCGCCGAGGTTGGCACTGACATGGGCGCGGCGGGCGCTGACGCGGGCAGTGAGGTTGGCGCAGCGCGCAAATGACGAGACAGCCGCCACTCGAGCAAACCGAGCATGCGAACGATCACAAAATTGAGGAACAGGTAGATCAACGCGGCGCAGATAAACACTTCAGTCGTGCGATACGTTTGCTGAATGATCTGCTGCGCGACGCCCGTCACTTCCCACACGGTGACGAGACTCGCCAGCGCGGTGGATTTGACGAGCAGCACCGCTTCGGTCGAATAGGCAGGCAAGCACTGGCGCAACGCGATCGGGCCGATTACGCGGCGCAACAACGCGAAGCCCGACAGGCCGATCGAATAGCCTGCCTCGATCTGACCGGCCGGCACCGCCATCAAGCCACCGCGAATGATCTCGGCGGTATAGCCCGCCGTGCACAGCGCGAGCGATAACACCGCGCACAGGTAGGGTTCGCGCAGCACCGGCCACAGGAAGCTCTCGCGAATCACGCCGAACTGACCCATTCCGTAGTACACGAGGAACATCTGGATCAGCAGCGGCGAGCCGCGGAATACGAGGATATAAGCTCGCGCAAAGCGGTTCGGCAGCCAGTGCGGCGACACGCGCATCGTGACGATTACGAGCGAGAGCAGACCGCCCAGAATCAGCGAACAGAAGAATAGCCCGAGCGTGGTTGGCACTGCCGCGAGCAGTTGCCTGAGCGTGTCGAGCAGGAAGTCGAAATCGATAGGCATGGCGGCCGCCCTCGTCAGTTGCGCGCGAAATTGCGCTTGAAGGACCGGCCTACGCGTGCTTCGGCGCGGTTGAACACGCGGTTCGAAATGCTGGTCATGACGAGGTACAGCGCGCCGCCCACCACGAAGAACGTGAAATATTGATGGGTGGAGCCTGCCGCCACCTGGCTCGTGCGCAGCAGTTCGGCGAGCCCGGTAACGGAGATCAGCGCCGAATCCTTCAGGCTCAGTTGCCACACATTGCCGATGCCAGGCAGAGCGAACCGCAGCACTTGCGGAATCAGGATGCGGCGCGCCATGGTAAGCGTAGGCATGCCGATCGAGCGCGCGGCTTCCAGTTCGCCGGGCGACACCGCGAGCACGGCGGCACGGTAGACCTCGGCCTGGTACGCACCGGAAATCATGCCGACTGCAAGTGCACCGATCACGAACGGCGGCACGCCGACGAATCCTTCCGCGCCGAACCATTGGCCGACCGTGGTGACGAGCGTCGAGCCGCCAAAATAGAACAGGTAAATGACCAGCAGCTCAGGCACGCCGCGAAACACGGTGGTGTACACGTCGCCGATCACACGCAGCGTCCGGAAGCGCGACAGCTTGGCCGCCGCGATCAGGCCGCCGAACACTGCACCCACCGCGAGCGCCGCGAGCGTCAGCGCGACCGTCATCAACGCCGCGAGCAACAGTACGCCGCCCCAGCCTTCCGGCCCGAAGCCGAGCATCGTTATCCGAGCCATTCCCTACCCCTCGTTCATGAAGGCGGTTCAAACCGGCAAGCGGGCGGCGATGGAATCGCGCCCGCCGCCGCTGCTACTGAACGTCTGGCGTCATTAAGGCGTGACGTCGGTCTTGAACCACTTGTTCGAGATCTTCTTCACGGTGCCGTCGGCGAGCGCCGCGCCGATCGCCGTGTCGAACTTCGTTTTCAGGTCGGCGTCCTGTTTGCGAAAGGCCAGCCCTTCGCCCGGCCCCCAGATCGGGCCACCGATCTTCGGACCCGCCATGACGATCGACGCCGTTTCCTTCTTGTCGATGTTCGCGGCGTAGTAGGTCACGTCGTCAAACGATGCGTCGATGCGGCCGTTCGCCAGATCGAGGTCACGCTCCGGCGAGGTCTTGTACACGCGGATCGTGGCGATGTCCTTGAAGCCGTCGTTGATGAATTTGGTGTAGACCGTGCCGGACTGGATGCCGATGGTTCTGCCCTTGAGCTGCTTGCGCAATGCGTCGACGGTCGGCTGATCGGATTTCGGATCGCCCGACAGCTTCACGACGCCGGAATTCGGCGCGGCTTTCGGCAGCACCTTGGTGTCGGCGACGGCGAACGTGGCTGGAGTTGCTGCATACGGCCGCGAGAACGCGATGATTTTTTCACGCTCCGGTGTGATGGAGATCGCATCCATCAGGACATCGAACTTTCCTGCCTGCAGACCAGGAATCATGCCGTCCCAATCCTGCGCGACGAGGTTGCATTGCAGCTTGATACGCTCGCACAGGTTGGCGACGAGCTCGGGCTCGAAGCCGCCGAGCTTGCCGCCGGGCAACGTCAGATTCCACGGCGCATAGCCGCCTTCCAGCGCAATCGTGACTGTCTTCCAGTCTTTGGCCTCGACCGGCGCGGCAACAACGGTTGCCGCGCCGAGAATGGCACCCATCAATGCTTTTGCTAACGTCGTCCGCTTCACTTTCACGTTGAAACTCCTGAGATTGAAGAAACCAAGGGGCGTCGTGCCGCGTTACCCGTAACCGGTTGCCGATGCTGCCGCGCGTTCAATTTGTATAGACAAGTCTGCACGAGACAAAAATGCGTCGCAAGTACAAACGTGAAAAATCGGGAGAATCATCGGGTAAGCCCTTAGATGAGCCCGCCTGATAAGGCTTTTCAGGCACTGATGAAGTTTTCAACGCGTAAGGAGAGACACGCGATGGATCGAAAATGAAGGAACTTTGTCTAGACAGGTTGAATGCGTGTGACGTTGCAAGCAGTTGCACCGAACTGCTGTTGACCCGACGGCGGGAGGTGGTCACGACAACCGTCGAGCTGCCGCTGCCGAGATTAACTTAACTCTGAAATCTAGCATCGGCGCGCGCTGTACTTTCCAACGTCCGCGCTCATTCAAGTCTGATCTGCCGGTTCACTTCAGTTTGAACTATACGAGTTTGGGTTTTCTTGTTCGGCGTCGCGACAGAGATGCCATCAGTGGACGATCGCATGGCTACGAGCTACGCGGCGACGCGGCAGACCGCATCGTCCAGGGCTTTCCCGGAGGTGCCTACGTTCTTACCAGTAAGTTTTTCTTACGCGTGCGCAGCAATCTCGTGCATGAATCAGCGCCCATGCCTGCCCGTACGGCGGCCGCAATGCAACAAAGCGGGCGTTTATCGCTCGGGACAACGTGCGGTAAAAGACACTCGCCGTCCATACGCGAAAGAACGTTCGGTGGGTAGAATGAGCGGGTCTTTCGGCAAGGCTCTCCGTGCAATCGGCTGAACCCATGCAAAGAGAGTCGATGAAAAAAATTCAAGGAGACGGCAATGTGGTTTGTCGGCAAGAGCGAACTGCTTTCTCTCATTCAGCGACATTGCCTCGACGAGGTCATGCCCGTCTTCAGCGACCATCGCACGCTGCGCAAGAACAGCATCGTTTATCGTCCGGACGAATCGAGCGAGCATGTCTATCTGCTCAAGAGCGGCAGCGTCAGGCTGTATCGGCTGACCGAGGACGGGCAGGAAATCACCCTCGCTTTCGTCAAGGCAGGCATGATCTTTGGCGATGGCGACGTGCTCAATGAGGCCAATTACTCACATCACGCCCAGACGCTCGCGCCGAGCATGGTCTGCTATATTCGCAAGCAGGACTTCAAGGATCTTCTCAAGCGCTATGAGGTGATCAACCAGTTCGTACTGCGCAACCACTATCTTCGCTGGCAGGAAGCGCAGCAGCTGATCGAGAACCTTTCGCTGCACGACGTGCGCAAGAGGCTCACGAACATCCTCGTCATGTTGTCGGGACAGGTCGGCACCGCGTGCGATTACGCAGAGCATGGCGATGCGATCCTCATCGACTTGCCGATCGCCCAAGACAAGCTCGCGGAATTCATCGGCACGTCGCGCGAATCGGTGAACCGGCATTTCAGCGAGCTTCGGGGCGAGGGTCTCGTCGATATGCGAGAACGCAGGATCGTGCTGACGCCCGCATTCGTCTCGCGTTTCATCGGCAGGATGCAGGCGCTCGCGACCGTTTAGGCGGCGCCCGTCAGCGCACGTCTGACTGCGGCAACGCCGCTCTGCGGACTCGACAAGACCGGGACCGGCAGCGAGCCGAGCGCGGCCACGAGCCGCGCCATCGACACTTGGGCGAGCACGATTACATCGACATGACCGGCGAGTTCGATGATGGCGCGCGTCAGGATGTCGTCGTGCCGAGCCGCGTCGCCTGCGAGCAGCGCGTCAAAGGCGCCCTGCGCGATGCATTCGGTGACGTCGACTTCGCGCCCCTTCTCCGCCGCCTTTCTGCGAATGAGACGAACCGTCGGTTCGAGCGTCGTCGATACCGTCGCCACCACGCCGATACGTGCGCCGAGCGCGCTCGCCGCTTCGGCCATGGCTTCGTCGACCTTCACGATAGGCGTGCCAATGAGTCCGCGTAGAACATCCGTCGCCTCGCCGACGGACGAGCACGCGTTCAGAATGATGTCAGCGCCCATGTCATGCGCGCTCGACATATAGGCATAGAGACGCCGTGTCACTTCGGGCGTCAGGCGTCCGGCAGCGCGCACGTCGGCGAGCAGGCTGTCATCGACGATGTTCACCACACGCGCATCGGGCATCTGCTCCGCGAATTGAGCCTTGAGGGGCTCGACAGTCAC includes:
- a CDS encoding ABC transporter permease subunit (The N-terminal region of this protein, as described by TIGR01726, is a three transmembrane segment that identifies a subfamily of ABC transporter permease subunits, which specificities that include histidine, arginine, glutamine, glutamate, L-cystine (sic), the opines (in Agrobacterium) octopine and nopaline, etc.): MARITMLGFGPEGWGGVLLLAALMTVALTLAALAVGAVFGGLIAAAKLSRFRTLRVIGDVYTTVFRGVPELLVIYLFYFGGSTLVTTVGQWFGAEGFVGVPPFVIGALAVGMISGAYQAEVYRAAVLAVSPGELEAARSIGMPTLTMARRILIPQVLRFALPGIGNVWQLSLKDSALISVTGLAELLRTSQVAAGSTHQYFTFFVVGGALYLVMTSISNRVFNRAEARVGRSFKRNFARN
- a CDS encoding transporter substrate-binding domain-containing protein, with product MKVKRTTLAKALMGAILGAATVVAAPVEAKDWKTVTIALEGGYAPWNLTLPGGKLGGFEPELVANLCERIKLQCNLVAQDWDGMIPGLQAGKFDVLMDAISITPEREKIIAFSRPYAATPATFAVADTKVLPKAAPNSGVVKLSGDPKSDQPTVDALRKQLKGRTIGIQSGTVYTKFINDGFKDIATIRVYKTSPERDLDLANGRIDASFDDVTYYAANIDKKETASIVMAGPKIGGPIWGPGEGLAFRKQDADLKTKFDTAIGAALADGTVKKISNKWFKTDVTP
- a CDS encoding ATP-binding cassette domain-containing protein — encoded protein: MNANAPVALSVKNIHKSFGDHHVLKGISLDAHQGDVISILGASGSGKSTFLRCLNLLETPDDGSVALAGEELKMKRRGDGKLQPSDRRQVDRIRSQLGMVFQNFNLWSHMTVLENLIEGPMRVQKRSRAESVEEAEALLAKVGLAEKRGHYPAHLSGGQQQRVAIARALAMHPEVMLFDEPTSALDPELVGEVLRVMRSLAEEGRTMLVVTHEMGFARHVSNRVMFLHQGQVEADGTPDEVFVDSTSDRFRQFVSSHQDRTAN
- the hutH gene encoding histidine ammonia-lyase codes for the protein MAVIRSDRSLDWVQVAAVAAGEPLELSSGARARIAAARVLVEQIVERGIRAYGVNTGVGALCDVIVSPAEQRTLSRNILMSHAVGVGAPLDVAETRAIMTAAVNNFAHGHSGVRVEVVDQLVALLNADCLPEVPAFGSVGYLSHMAHIALVCIGEGYARYRGERLKGRDALQRLGLKPLVLEAKEGLSLINGTPCVTGLAALALARAERLLDWTDIVAAMSFENLRGQLAAFDEDSLALRISPGLNHVGRRMRIALADSGILAAVVGHRTQDPLSMRTIPHVHGAARDVLAATADVVDRELASITDNPSVAGTPEEPRVYSQAHAVGASIALAMDSLATAIAQVAAMAERRLDRLVNPLVSGLPAFLAEPGGTCSGFMIAQYTAASLVAQNRRLALPASLDGGITSGLQEDHLCHATPAALKALEIIDNAGRIVAIELLAAAQAYDLQNVDAPRAPHTDALWHRVRQLVPTFRDDRPLADDMSVAFRMIADQSPPPLPNPGNIGPRAPVREAGIGLTTIASLASVAAAGPSGNAANDAANDANDAANDGLAAAHQA
- a CDS encoding aspartate/glutamate racemase family protein, with the translated sequence MTKIVVVHTGPVTVEPLKAQFAEQMPDARVVNIVDDSLLADVRAAGRLTPEVTRRLYAYMSSAHDMGADIILNACSSVGEATDVLRGLIGTPIVKVDEAMAEAASALGARIGVVATVSTTLEPTVRLIRRKAAEKGREVDVTECIAQGAFDALLAGDAARHDDILTRAIIELAGHVDVIVLAQVSMARLVAALGSLPVPVLSSPQSGVAAVRRALTGAA
- a CDS encoding Crp/Fnr family transcriptional regulator; this translates as MWFVGKSELLSLIQRHCLDEVMPVFSDHRTLRKNSIVYRPDESSEHVYLLKSGSVRLYRLTEDGQEITLAFVKAGMIFGDGDVLNEANYSHHAQTLAPSMVCYIRKQDFKDLLKRYEVINQFVLRNHYLRWQEAQQLIENLSLHDVRKRLTNILVMLSGQVGTACDYAEHGDAILIDLPIAQDKLAEFIGTSRESVNRHFSELRGEGLVDMRERRIVLTPAFVSRFIGRMQALATV